The nucleotide window ggtctcaagttatcctcccaccatggcttcccaaagtgctgggattacagttgtaagccaccatgcctggcgacaACTAAGTTATTTTGAGTGGAATTTTTATCACTTACGGTATCTGCATTCAAAAGTGAAAACTAGAAAGtactttaaaatcaaataaacataGCTTCGggttctctctcctgctgccttgtgaagaaggtgcttctcctttgccttctgccacgattgtaagtttcctaaggcctccctggccatgcaGAACCTTTGGCTTATTTTATCTGGATGTGGCTATGGCCACCAACAGCTCCAGATTCACACTGCCCCCTGAGAAGtgtccttcttcctttcttcaaatTCGGAGTATCAGGAGAATGCCCCTAAGTGGCCCAGCTTGAAACAATCACATGCCCATCACTATGGCCATAGTGTGTGATGCCACTACAATTGGCAACCTCAATTAGAGCACCACCGGGGAGCGAGGGTAGGATCCAGGtgatagaaaaatgaacaagtaGAAAGCCAGCTTGAGGAGTCCTCACAAACAAAGGAAAGATCAAGATCAAATTATTAGAGCAACTATGCATGAGATCAAGATCTAAGAACgttcatttattcagtcagtcGTTTCTTGAACACTTAAGTTTCAGGAACTATTCTAAGCAATGGGGGTataagtcagaaaaaaagacaaggtccCTGCACTTGTGACACTTATTTTGTAGTTGAAACAGCCAACAATCATAaacaagataatttcagataaaaataaatgctgtaaaggaaataaaaaaatagttttggagGTTATTTCTGCTTTGCAAAAGGATAATctgtgttctttaaaaaaagcTTATTTAGTTTAGAAGTCTTGGGAAACATagtatgtttaataatttttatttgatttgagtCTCCCGAATAACACTGTTTCTCTATTTCAGATGAACAAGATTATCTTCAAGATGTACAAAATGCATATGATTCTAACCACTGCTCAGTTTCTTCAGAGTTGGCTTCCTCACAGCCAACTTCATTGCTCCCAAGAGACCAACAATGTATTAATAGTTGTGCCTCATCAGAAACAAGCTATgaaataaatgagagttcccTCAATGAAAAATCACTCAAGGGACTTACTtctatacaaaatgaaaaaaatgtaacagGACTTGATCTTCTTTCTTCTGTGGATGGTGGTACTTCAGATGAAATCCAGCCTTTATATATGGGACGATGTAGTAAACCTATCTGTGATCTGATAAGTGACATGGGTAACTTAGTTCATGCAACTAATAGTgaagaagatattaaaaaattattgccaGATGATTTTAAGTCTAATGCAGATTCCTTGATTGGATTGGATTTATCTTCAGTGTCAGATACTCCCTGTGTTTCTTCAACAGACCATGATAGTGATACTGTCAGAGAACCACAGAATGATACCAGTTCTGAATTACAAAATAGAGAAATCGGAGGAATAAAAGAATTGGGTATAAAAGTAGATACACTTTCAGATTCCTGTAATTACAGtggaacagaaaatttaaaagataaaaagatcttTAATCACTTAGAACCAATTGTTGATTTTAACATGTCATCTGCTTTGACTCAGCAAAGTTCCAAAATGTTTGATGCCAAAGACAAGCTACAACACAAGAGCCAGCCATGTGAATTACTAAAAGATGATGGCttagtaaaagaggaagtaaGTGTGGCAGTCATAACCGCTGCAGAATGTTTAAAAGAAGAGGGCAAGACAAGTGCTTTGACCTTCAGCCTTCcaaaaaatgaagatttatgCTTAAATGATTTAAATTCAAGAGATGAAAATTTCAAATTACCTGACTTTTCCTTTCAGGAAGATAAGACTGTTATGTTTATAGAACAATCTGCACAAGAAGACTCAAGAAATTTAGGCCTTAAGGATAATGATGTAATCCAAGATTCCTCTTCAGCTTTACATGTTTCAGGTGAAGATGTACAGTCCTCATTGTCCTGTCTTCCCGTATCTGGGTCTATGTGCGGATCATTAATTGAAAGTAAAGCACGGGGTGATTTTTTACCTCAGCATGAACATAAAGATAATATACAAGATGCTGTGACTATATGTGAAGAAATACAGAACAGTGTTGTTCTAGGTGGGGAACCATTCAAGGAGACTGATCTTTTGAAacaggaaaaatgtaaaaacatagtCCTTCAGCCATTAATTGAAGGGATGGAAGACAGAAAGATAGATCCTGACGAGACGGTAATCAGAGTTGCGTCTTTGGATGGTGGTGACACCAGTTCTACAGTTGTAGAATCTCAAGAGGGGCTTTCTGGCACTAATGTCCTAGAGTCTTCCGATTGTTGTGAGggttttattaatactttttcaAGCATTGATATGGATGGACAAGACTTAGATTACTTTAATATTGATGAAGGCACAAAAAGTGGCACactaattagtgatgctgaacttGATGCGTTTCTGACAGAACAGTATCTTCAGACCACTAACATAAAGTcttttgaagaaaatgtaaatgactCTAAATTGCAAATGAATCATATAGATATGAAAGACTTAGATGATGGAAAcatcaataatatatatttcaatgcAGAAGCAGGAGCTATTGGGGAAAGTCATGGTATTAATATAATTTGTGAAACAGTTGATAAAcaaaatgcaatagaaaatggCCTTTCTTTAGGAGAAAAAAGCACAATTCCAATTGAACAAGGGTTACTTACCAGTAAGTCTGAGATTACAAATGAATTATCAGTCTCTGATACTAATAGTCAATCTGTTGGAGGGGCCAGACCTAAGCAATTGTTTGGCCTTCCATCAAGAACAAGGAGTTCAAAAGACCTGAATAAGCCAGATGTTCCAAATACAATAGAAAGTGAACCCAGCATAGCAGACACCGTTGTTCCAGTCACTTGCGCTGTGGATTCTACAGCTGATCCTCAGGTTAGCTTCAACTCTAACTACATTGATATAGAAAGTAATTCTGAAGGTGGATCTAGTTCTCTAACTGCAAATGAAGATTCTCTACCTGAAAATACTTGCAAAGAAGGCTTGGTTTTGGGCCAGAAGCAGCCTACTTGGGTTCCTGATTCAGAAGCTCCAAACTGTATGAACTGCCAAGTCAAATTTACTTTTACAAAACGACGACACCATTGCCGAGCATGTGGGAAAGTAAgttataaaaatctttaaatcttttgttcttttgagacattttaaacaaatataatgTGATAGAAAAGGCTGATTAACAGATAATTACAAGATTGAGTTAGTTTAAAATCAGTGTTTTTCATCTACCAGTCagggaaataaataaagcagtgtTATTTTGCAGATTGGTTGATGGTTGAATAAATGTTACATTGTCAGGGGCATTAATTACATGCTGGGAAATGAGAAACAATTATTTAATTACTAATTTTTGTGACATTTAAGAATATTTGTTCTTATCTCTGTAATATTGACACGTTAAATATTCCAGATTTGGTCAGATTCCCCTTTGTCCTCAAACATTTAATTTCAAGACCAATCTACAGCTAGTGTTGTGATCAGTGCCCAGGGAAACACTCCAGAGCAAATTGGCTTCCACAGAATACTGAAGCTGACCTTGAGTTGTGACTGGTAATAGCCAAGATAAAAAGACTGTCTATAAATTCTAAGGCTTGCCTATAGAAATCctgttacatttttattcagatttttcagTAATATGTTGGTTTCAGATCCatcctattttttttaacaaaataatattttactttaaaaagttttaaatgaagaATTACAAAGAACTTTTAATATTGTAAACTTATTCATTAAAGATAGTTTTTGTTCCCTTTCCAATGAACATAATTGATTTAGAGGAATTCTCCTTATCAGAAATATGGTATCAAATTGCAGAAACTTCAtttaagttacaaaaaaaaagaattccaccTATGATTATGGTGATAAGGAAATGATTTATATAATAAGGAAAAAGAGTTTTGGTTAATTAGGTTTAGGACCTCTCCACACTGCCTCTAGTAGGtgtaagtattattttatttatttatttattttttattattatacttcaagttctagggtacatgtgcacaacgtgctggtttgttatgtatgtatacatgtgccatgttggtgtgctgctgcacccgttaactcgtcatttacattaggtatatctcctaatgctatctctccccccaccccacgacaggctccggtgtgtgatgttccccttcttgtgtccacgtgttttcattgttcagttcccacctatgagtaagaacatgtggtgtttggttttcaatccttgcgatagtttcctgagaatgatggtttccagcttcatccgtgtccctacaagggacatgaactcatccttttttacggctgcatagtattccatggtgtatatgtgccacattttcttaatccagtctatcattgatgggcatttgggttggttccaagtctttgctattgtgaatagtgccacagtaaacgtacgtgtgcgtgtgtctttatagcagcatgatttataatcctttgggtgtatacccagtaatgggatggctgggtcaaatggtatttctagttctagatggTGTAAGTAttcttgaaacaaaaataaatttggtattttattctttataggTATTTTGTGGTGTCTGTTGTAGTAGGAAGAGTAAACTGCAATATCTAGAAAAGGAAGCAAGAGTATGTGTAGTCTGCTATGAAACTATTAGTAAAGGTGAGTATTAActtgatatattttcttccagtaattgaatatatgttaaaattaattGGATTGTGACAAAGataaacttctttattttcttaaggcAAGGACCTAGTGTTGAATTATCTGGCTTAGGTGGGACATCCCAAGGcttggtttctcttctttttgttccACTCTCACAATTAATACTACCAGTCTGGAAAGGAAGCATTCAGTTTCTGGAGTGGCAGTTCATTAACTTTTAACAGGTACCAAGTCCCTAAATGCTGCATTTCATCTGcctatttgtttttgtcatcatcGTCATGTTCATCATCTTAATCTAAATAAACACTTGTAGATACCTACCAATAAGTAGTACTCAATATTATTTATTAGTAGCATAGGGCAAGATAATAGTTCAAACCCTTTAGAGAATAACAACCTAAAATGATAGTACAAGATAAGGTGgtaatatttatgattttataaattcATAGGACTGCCACACTATTTGCACATTTTTGTCTCAtatctttttttgctttctcaaCTTTAGAATTTTGCATATGTACACTTCCCATTATTTCTTTGGCTCTCTAATTAGCTACAATTATTAGCAGTAGTCCTGGTGGTCTTTGAGTTCTcacaggttgtgtgtgtgtgggtgtgtgtgggtgtgttgtgtttttttccccaagtccATGTTTATTCTTTTGAGTACCACTTGGCATTTTCAAAGATTCGTTGACAGTTTAATTCCTGGCAAATATTACTTGGGCCTTTTTTGACCAGACCTGTGCACTACCTCAGGCCCTGCTTCCTGTTAGCCAGGGGGAATGAATACCTgataataatttgtttttctcttttgaatgaaGATAACTTTTTTCAGCAATTCTTCAAAAAGCTCTGATGTGAGTCTGTTAGCCTGAGGTAAGCTGCTTTTCTCCCTGCTGTTGACCTCTGCTCTGGAAGATAACAAAGTGTAAATCTTTTTATGTTTCCATGTTACCGCCATTGTTTTTGAAGAGGTCAGTTTAAGTGCttatagttgttttgttttttcttacgcTGTTTCAGTAGCCTAGAAGATGACTGCTGGTGCTGTTAGCCAAGGCAATCTGCTAGAATTCAGAAATTTTAGAGCAAGCTCCCACATAAGTATCTCccccattaaaaagaaattaaacatccATGAGGATTTGAAACGTTATTTATGTTGACAGGTCAGATTTTTGGGTGAGCATTCAGACATATTTTGACTCTAAGGGTCCAGGAGGGGAGAAGAtatgatcattaaagaaattcaGTAGAATACTGAAATCAAGCTTTGGTTTATCAAAGAAAATACAGTGGAATTAGTTTATTTAGTTATCTgtttaaatttattctattttgatATAGCATATAGTTTCATTTACGgtgctatttattatttatatgccacaggaaagcataaataaaagttaatatcaGCTTTAGGGTTGAAAATAATAGAAgtgatcatttaaaataatgatatcaaatgagaagagaaagatgGTTCATGGGTTGTGAGACACACTACGTGAAAGattggaagaaaaagataatttgaatAGAGATAGTAGATAATGAGAAAGCTGTCCTGAGATTATGTGAGTTTCAAGGAAGCGCACATGTGAATGTCAATAAGTAGATTTGAGGCAAGTTAGAAATTACTTTGAAATTGAGAGTAAGATGTTTGGACTTCACTTGGTTAATGGAAGCCATTTTATGAGTGCCATCATTCAGTGGCACTTGAGGAAGATTGTTTTAGCAGTGGCAACATTTATAGCAGATCAGTTTGGAGAAATGCTGAAGGGAGAGCTATCAATGTACCTTGTTTTTTGGATGAAGAATCACTCAGCAGTATTGAGGCACTATTCTGCATTCTGAAGCTCAAGCTGAGAGCAAAATAGAAGCTATATTCTCATGAAATTTATGaatgtttgtagagatggataGTAAACAAAAAGATATCAGATGGTGATACTaccttcaattaaaaaatttaaaaagtgtaagaGTGATAGATAGTTAACAGATTAGTggcaaaaggaattttttttttttgagatggggtctcactctgtcactcaggttggagtatAATTGTGCGAACTTAGCTctttgcagcctccatctcccaggttcaagcagtcctcccacctcagcctccctagtagttgggaccacaggcacacactaccacgcccagctgattttttgtatttatgatagaaatggggtttcaccatgttgcccaggctggtctcaaagcaatcctgagcttaagtgatctacccgctttggcctcccaaagtattgggattataagcgtgagccactgtgcctggccttaggtAGTATTTTTTATAATGTGGTCAGAGTAAGGCTTTATGGTAATATGACATGTGAGCAGAGTCTTGAAGGAGGTGAGATAATAAAGCTGTGTGAGTATGAGAAGAACATTCTAGGCCAAGGGAATAATAGGAGCAAAGATTCTAAGCTGTAGGAGTACTTACTTGAAGAACAAGGAGGTCTGGGTGGCTGGACCATAGCGAATGAGTGGGATTGTAGTGAGAGATGAGGTCAAACATGTAACTGGGAAAGTGGAGGAGGTAGGGATGAATTATGTTGGGTCTTGTGAGCCATTGTAACAACTTAAATTTTCACTTTAGCcattaaaagattttaaacagAGGAATAATGAGATATGATTTATGTCTAAAAGAATCTCTCTAAACTATGTTGGAAATAGACTCTAGAGGTACAAGGATGAAAACAGAGATAGTCATGTTAAATAAGGGTTATTCTCTATAGATATCAAATATACACCTTAGATATAATATTGAAATAACTTATTGGTAGCTTATCAAAGTGGCATGCTGCCAACTCAGACAGTATCTTTGCCAAGTGctacttctttttcttgattagccatttctttctttctcgttACAActtgaaaaagaatatttattgaaatt belongs to Theropithecus gelada isolate Dixy chromosome 6, Tgel_1.0, whole genome shotgun sequence and includes:
- the ZFYVE16 gene encoding zinc finger FYVE domain-containing protein 16, whose product is MDSYFKAAVSDLDKLLDDFEQNPDEQDYLQDVQNAYDSNHCSVSSELASSQPTSLLPRDQQCINSCASSETSYEINESSLNEKSLKGLTSIQNEKNVTGLDLLSSVDGGTSDEIQPLYMGRCSKPICDLISDMGNLVHATNSEEDIKKLLPDDFKSNADSLIGLDLSSVSDTPCVSSTDHDSDTVREPQNDTSSELQNREIGGIKELGIKVDTLSDSCNYSGTENLKDKKIFNHLEPIVDFNMSSALTQQSSKMFDAKDKLQHKSQPCELLKDDGLVKEEVSVAVITAAECLKEEGKTSALTFSLPKNEDLCLNDLNSRDENFKLPDFSFQEDKTVMFIEQSAQEDSRNLGLKDNDVIQDSSSALHVSGEDVQSSLSCLPVSGSMCGSLIESKARGDFLPQHEHKDNIQDAVTICEEIQNSVVLGGEPFKETDLLKQEKCKNIVLQPLIEGMEDRKIDPDETVIRVASLDGGDTSSTVVESQEGLSGTNVLESSDCCEGFINTFSSIDMDGQDLDYFNIDEGTKSGTLISDAELDAFLTEQYLQTTNIKSFEENVNDSKLQMNHIDMKDLDDGNINNIYFNAEAGAIGESHGINIICETVDKQNAIENGLSLGEKSTIPIEQGLLTSKSEITNELSVSDTNSQSVGGARPKQLFGLPSRTRSSKDLNKPDVPNTIESEPSIADTVVPVTCAVDSTADPQVSFNSNYIDIESNSEGGSSSLTANEDSLPENTCKEGLVLGQKQPTWVPDSEAPNCMNCQVKFTFTKRRHHCRACGKVFCGVCCSRKSKLQYLEKEARVCVVCYETISKAQAFERMMSPTGSNLKSNHSDECTIVQPPQENQTSSIPSPTTLPVSALKQPNVEGLYSKEQKRVWFADGILPNGEVADTTKLSSGSKRCSEDFSPLSPDMPVTVNTVDHSHSTTVEKPNNETGDITRNEIIQSPISQVPSVEKLPINTGNEGLPTSGSFTLDNDVFAEIEEPSSATVALVNSNLPIAGISDYRLLCDINKYVCNKISLLPNDEDSLPPLLVASGEKGSVPVVEEHPSHEQIILLLEGEGFHPVTFVLNANLLVNVKFVFYSSDKYWYFSTNGLHGLGQSEIIILLLRLPNEDTIPKDIFRLFITIYKDALKGKYIENLDSITFTEIFLSSKDHGGFLFITPTFQKLDGLPLPSNPFLCGILIQKLEIPWAKVFPMRLMLRLGAEYKAYPAPLTSIRGRKSLFGEIGHTIMNLLVDLRNYQYTLHNIDQLLIHMEMGKSCIKIPRKKYSDVMKVLNSSNEHVISIGASFSTEADSHLVCIQNDGIYQTQANSATGHPRKVTGASFVVFNGALKTSSGFLAKSSIVEDGLMVQITPETMNGLRLALREQKDFKITCGKVDAVDLREYVDICWVDAEEKGNKGVTSSVDGMSLQGFPSEKIKLEADFETDEKIVKCTEVFYFLKDQDLSILSTCYQFAKEIAMACSAALCPHLKTLKSNGMNKIGLRVSTDTDMVEFQAGSEGQLLPQHYLNDLDSALIPVIHGGTSNSSLPLEIELVFFIIEHLF